One genomic region from Gossypium hirsutum isolate 1008001.06 chromosome D13, Gossypium_hirsutum_v2.1, whole genome shotgun sequence encodes:
- the LOC107920186 gene encoding uncharacterized protein isoform X2, producing the protein MKLDNEQVICHSTIGYKNDSKPYSFLADTKPFENKEKSSDATELSTDDTVKENQNGVVHDIKSDELDSDFSIYSENTRDEWTASELDCSNSVLDFSNGNEKEVRDFVTFNSHSSKNMDSFQDSVFYLDKSVMDCELPELVVCYKESTYHVVKDICIDEGVPTQDMFLFESSVDEKSECNFSYPKKDQDNELMKEMSETDMPMQDISFSPEENQSGKDIDNEGGSNKKLDADTYMQDIALSLEENKSNKGISNEWDPRDLLVTRDMKDDAMEMMSNDGSKELFTLGDILSLPELTTLKSEAMSPDCKSDRIEQQSFELKDRTVGKGKLPQSVLLQPLLLWKQLAVALSMKLEASHLTPDLLHQQAAKVPTSLSRLEEHPNLKRQLINLFQAIFKTEMGSLVSLLQGP; encoded by the exons ATGAAACTTG ATAATGAACAAGTGATTTGCCATTCAACTATAGGCTACAAGAATGATTCGAAGCCTTATTCCTTCTTAGCTGACACTAAACCTTTTGAGAACAAAGAAAAGTCTTCAGATGCTACTGAACTGAGCACGGATGATACTGTGAAGGAAAATCAGAATGGAGTCGTGCATGATATAAAGAGCGATGAACTGGATTCAGATTTCTCAATATATTCAGAGAATACACGAGATGAATGGACAGCTTCTGAACTTGATTGTTCCAACAGTGTACTCGACTTTTCTAATGGTAATGAAAAGGAGGTCCGAGATTTTGTGACATTTAACTCTCATTCTTCAAAGAATATGGATTCATTTCAGGACTCGGTTTTTTATTTGGACAAAAGTGTAATGGATTGTGAATTGCCTGAATTGGTAGTTTGTTATAAAGAGAGTACATATCATGTTGTCAAGGACATTTGTATTGATGAGGGAGTTCCGACACAAGACATGTTCTTGTTTGAAAGCAGTGTGGACGAGAAGAGCGAGTGCAACTTTTCGTATCCCAAAAAGGATCAAGATAATGAACTAATGAAAGAAATGTCAGAGACTGATATGCCCATGCAAGACATTTCCTTTTCTCCGGAAGAAAATCAATCTGGGAAGGATATTGACAATGAAGGTGGCTCTAACAAAAAACTCGACGCCGATACATATATGCAGGATATTGCCTTATCTCTAGAAGAAAACAAGTCTAACAAGGGAATTTCGAACGAATGGGATCCTAGGGATTTGCTGGTGACAAGAGACATGAAGGATGATGCAATGGAAATGATGTCAAATGACGGCTCCAAAGAGTTGTTTACCCTAGGAGACATACTTTCATTGCCTGAATTGACCACACTGAAATCTGAAGCCATGTCTCCTGATTGCAAAAGTGACAGAATTGAACAACAGTCCTTTGAG CTGAAGGATCGGACAGTGGGAAAGGGGAAGCTACCCCAATCAGTCCTGCTCCAGCCTCTGCTTCTTTGGAAGCAACTAGCAGTGGCCTTGTCAATGAAACTGGAAGCATCACATTTGACTCCAGATCTTCTGCACCAACAAGCGGCAAAGGTTCCAACAAGCCTCTCGAGACTGGAAGAACATCCAAACTTGAAGAGACAGCTGATCAACCTTTTTCAAGCAATCTTCAAAACGGAAATGGGGAGTCTAGTTTCTCTGCTGCAGGGCCCTTAA
- the LOC107920186 gene encoding uncharacterized protein isoform X1, translated as MKLDNEQVICHSTIGYKNDSKPYSFLADTKPFENKEKSSDATELSTDDTVKENQNGVVHDIKSDELDSDFSIYSENTRDEWTASELDCSNSVLDFSNGNEKEVRDFVTFNSHSSKNMDSFQDSVFYLDKSVMDCELPELVVCYKESTYHVVKDICIDEGVPTQDMFLFESSVDEKSECNFSYPKKDQDNELMKEMSETDMPMQDISFSPEENQSGKDIDNEGGSNKKLDADTYMQDIALSLEENKSNKGISNEWDPRDLLVTRDMKDDAMEMMSNDGSKELFTLGDILSLPELTTLKSEAMSPDCKSDRIEQQSFENSSKKEVIVASAVEESNNLILSAPALVSTAEGSDSGKGEATPISPAPASASLEATSSGLVNETGSITFDSRSSAPTSGKGSNKPLETGRTSKLEETADQPFSSNLQNGNGESSFSAAGPLTGLISYSGPIAYSGNLSLRSDSSTTSTRSFAFPILQSEWNSSPVRMAKADRRQYRRHRGWRQGFLCCRF; from the exons ATGAAACTTG ATAATGAACAAGTGATTTGCCATTCAACTATAGGCTACAAGAATGATTCGAAGCCTTATTCCTTCTTAGCTGACACTAAACCTTTTGAGAACAAAGAAAAGTCTTCAGATGCTACTGAACTGAGCACGGATGATACTGTGAAGGAAAATCAGAATGGAGTCGTGCATGATATAAAGAGCGATGAACTGGATTCAGATTTCTCAATATATTCAGAGAATACACGAGATGAATGGACAGCTTCTGAACTTGATTGTTCCAACAGTGTACTCGACTTTTCTAATGGTAATGAAAAGGAGGTCCGAGATTTTGTGACATTTAACTCTCATTCTTCAAAGAATATGGATTCATTTCAGGACTCGGTTTTTTATTTGGACAAAAGTGTAATGGATTGTGAATTGCCTGAATTGGTAGTTTGTTATAAAGAGAGTACATATCATGTTGTCAAGGACATTTGTATTGATGAGGGAGTTCCGACACAAGACATGTTCTTGTTTGAAAGCAGTGTGGACGAGAAGAGCGAGTGCAACTTTTCGTATCCCAAAAAGGATCAAGATAATGAACTAATGAAAGAAATGTCAGAGACTGATATGCCCATGCAAGACATTTCCTTTTCTCCGGAAGAAAATCAATCTGGGAAGGATATTGACAATGAAGGTGGCTCTAACAAAAAACTCGACGCCGATACATATATGCAGGATATTGCCTTATCTCTAGAAGAAAACAAGTCTAACAAGGGAATTTCGAACGAATGGGATCCTAGGGATTTGCTGGTGACAAGAGACATGAAGGATGATGCAATGGAAATGATGTCAAATGACGGCTCCAAAGAGTTGTTTACCCTAGGAGACATACTTTCATTGCCTGAATTGACCACACTGAAATCTGAAGCCATGTCTCCTGATTGCAAAAGTGACAGAATTGAACAACAGTCCTTTGAG AACTCAAGTAAAAAGGAAGTGATAGTGGCTTCTGCGGTTGAAGAATCAAACAACCTAATTCTTTCTGCTCCTGCTTTGGTCTCCACAGCTGAAGGATCGGACAGTGGGAAAGGGGAAGCTACCCCAATCAGTCCTGCTCCAGCCTCTGCTTCTTTGGAAGCAACTAGCAGTGGCCTTGTCAATGAAACTGGAAGCATCACATTTGACTCCAGATCTTCTGCACCAACAAGCGGCAAAGGTTCCAACAAGCCTCTCGAGACTGGAAGAACATCCAAACTTGAAGAGACAGCTGATCAACCTTTTTCAAGCAATCTTCAAAACGGAAATGGGGAGTCTAGTTTCTCTGCTGCAGGGCCCTTAACAGGTCTAATAAGCTACTCTGGACCGATAGCATATTCAGGCAATCTCTCTCTTAGATCGGATAGCAGCACGACAAGCACTCGTTCCTTTGCCTTCCCGAT ATTGCAGTCCGAATGGAATAGTAGTCCGGTAAGAATGGCAAAAGCTGACCGGAGACAGTATCGGAGGCATCGTGGATGGAGGCAGGGCTTTCTTTGCTGTAGATTCTGA
- the LOC107919326 gene encoding uncharacterized protein, whose amino-acid sequence MGIVKLDDSPSTENPLPNHNDNGVNMINRDMGRRIKEDITEVIIPLKWVWKKIVERGLFVLDSKRSFRRVKNYCEFHNEEGHEIQECTKFKNLVQGMMDDKEVEFYKEVNEEGSICASESMKVPKVTHPVVIISRPKNDEVKIPEITEDQGIGAYPEPVKGRAITVEQKKEKIAELVLSINELVKEEEAVEFLKFLKHSEYSVVEQLHKQPARISVLALLLNSKVHRSALMKVLNETYVANDISVNKLDRLVNNFSADNFKFFNGDEIPPGGMGSTKALHITTRCKGYTLSGVFINNRSALNVLPLSILNRLPVGSLHMKTCLNIVRAFDGTERKVMGRIEIPLLIGPIVYEVNFLVMDINPSYNFLLGRPWIHSTGAVPSLLYQNLKLVSEGRLVIINGEEDIIAAASNEAPYVETNDESVECSFQSLEFVNATFIPEGSKILVPKISKTTEMGLQLLVGK is encoded by the exons ATGGGcattgttaaattggatgattcGCCCAGTACAGAGAACCCGTTGCCTAATCATAATGATAATGGAGTGAATATGATAAATAGAGATATGGGTAGAAGAATCAAGGAAGATATCACAGAAGTGATAATTCCTTTAAAATGGGTCTGGAAGAAAATAGTAGAAAGGGGGTTGTTTGTTTTGGATTCGAAAAGAAGCTTTAGAAGGGTAaaaaactactgtgagttccataaCGAGGAGGGACACGAGATTCAAGagtgtacaaaattcaaaaactTAGTTCAAGGCATGATGGATGACAAAGAAGTGGAGTTTTACAAAGAAGTTAATGAAGAAGGAAGTATATGCGCATCTGAATCAATGAAGGTTCCAAAAGTAACTCATCCTGTCGTCATCATCTCGCGACCAAAGAATGATGAAGTGAAAATACCA GAGATTACAGAGGATCAGGGTATAGGTGCTTATCCAGAACCTGTGAAAGGAAGGGCCATAACAGTGGAACAAAAGAAGGAGAAAATAGCTGAGCTTGTGTTATCCATCAACGAGCTAGTGAAAGAGGAAGAAGCTGTGGAATTCCTCAAATTTTTGAAGCATAGTGAGTATAGTGTTGTCGAACAATTGCATAAACAACCGGCTCGTATATCTGTACTAGCCTTACTCTTGAATTCAAAAGTACATCGAAgtgcattgatgaaggtgctgaaCGAAACCTATGTGGCCAATGATATTTCTGTTAACAAATTGGATCGATTGGTTAATAATTTCAGTGCTGATAATTTCAAATTCTTCAATGGTGATGAAATACCACCTGGGGGCATGGGGTCTACTAAGGCTTTGCATATTACTACACGATGTAAGGGGTATACCTTGTCAGGAGTGTTTATTAATAATAGATCAGCATTGAACGTGTTGCCATTATCCATTCTTAACAGGCTTCCCGTAGGCAGCTTGCACATGAAAACATGCCTAAATATAGTGAGGGCATTTGACGGTACAGAAagaaaggtcatgggaagaattgagatacCCCTACTGATTGGTCCAATAGTTTATGAGGTGAATTTCCTCGTAATGGACATCAATCCATCCTACAATTTCTTAttagggagaccatggatacattcgACCGGGGCTGTACCATCATTATTATATCAGAATTTGAAGCTAGTATCAGAAGGTCGGCTGGTGATAATAAACGGCGAAGAGGATATCATAGCGGCGGCATCTAATGAGGCGCCGTATGTGGAAACTAATGACGAATCGGTGGAATGCTCTTTTCaatctttggagtttgtaaatgcaaCATTTATTCCTGAAGGGAGCAAAATTCTAGTGCCTAAAATATCCAAAACTACAGAGATGGGTTTGCAACTGTTGGTAGGGAAATGA